GTTATTAAACCAAAAATTGCTGTTCTTGGATTGAACCCGCACTCGGGAGACAACGGGTTAACGGGCAAAGAAGAAAAAGAAATCATTATTCCTACCATCAAAGAAATACGAGATTCGGGAAAATTAGTGTTTGGCCCTTATGCCGCAGACGGATTCTTTGGTTCAAAAACCTATCAACAATTTGACGGAATATTGGCCATGTATCACGATCAAGGCTTAGCTCCTTTTAAAGCATTATCATTTGGAAACGGTGTAAACTTTACAGCAGGTTTAAATAAAATAAGGACATCACCCGATCATGGAACCGGTTTTGATATCGCCGGAAAAGGAATAGCAAACGAAGATTCATTTAAAGAAGCTTTATTTACTGCTCTTAAGATTTATAAAAACAGAAACGAATATAAAGAGATCACTGAGAATGTTTTAAAATCCAATTGACTTTTTACCTATAAAATTCAATTAAATCCAAAACATTTTTTATATTCGCATGCTCAATTTGATTCATTGATAATGAAAGGCATGAAAGATTTTAACATTCCTTTTGTAGGTTTAAAATTAGGAAGCCATTTATTCAAATATCAAATCGATAACACGTTCTTTGAAGCATTTAATTTTAATGAATACTTTAATACCCGGGTTACAGCTAACGCCACCCTTGTAAAAAAGACAACTTTTATAGAAATCTCTGTTCAGATAAGCGGAACTGTAAACCTTTCTTGTGATATTACAAATATTCCTTATGATCAGGAAATTACAGGGAATCTAGACTTGGTTGTTAAGTTTGGGTCGGAGTATAATGACAATGATATAGATATCTTGATACTCTCACATGGGGCATACCAGCTAAATATAGCCCAATACATATATGAGTTGATTATTTTGTCTGTCCCTGCAAAAAGAGTTCATCCAAAAGTCACAGACGGTACTATGCAATCTAAAACTTTGGACATATTAAATAGCTCACAAAAAACAGTTCCGGCGGAAAATGCGGAAACAGATCCCAGGTGGGATATGTTAAAGAATTTAATAACAGAAAAAAATACATAAAATGGCACATCCAAAGAGAAAAATATCCAAAACCAGAAGAGATAAAAGAAGAACTCACTATAAGGCTTCAACTCAGCAAATAGCGGTAGACCCAACAACCGGAGAAGCTCATTTATACCACAGAGCTCATTGGCATGAAAGTAAACTCTATTACAGAGGCCAGGTTGTAATGGAATCTTCCGAAGCAGAAGTATAATTGTGTTTTTTTTTAGAAAAACCAAAAACCCTCGTTTTTTGATGTCTTTTTATAATTTCATACTAAAAATTGGGTTTTCTCAAGCTTTTTTGTACGGAAAAAGTTTATTTTCCTTATTTTAGCCTTCCCTTTTTATGGTAAACCAAACAACAATAGAACCTTTATAAAAGGCAACCCTATGATAAAGTTAACTGCAGCAATTACAGCAGTGGGGAAGTATGTCCCCGAATACGTGCTGACAAATAAGGAGCTGGAAACTTTAGTCGATACCAATGACGAGTGGATTACGTCCAGAACCGGAATTAAAGAACGTAGAATCCTTAAAACTCCGAATAAGGGTACTTCTTTTATGGCTATTGAAGCTGCAAAAGATTTAATCCGGAAAACAAATCTGAACCCCTTAGAGATAGACCTGGTTATTGTTGCCACTGCCACACCCGATGTACTTGTAGCTTCTACCGCAGTTTTTACGGCAACAGAAATAGGAGCTGCTAACGCATTTGCCTATGACATACAAGCTGCCTGCTCCAGCTTTCTCTACGGAATGTCTACAGCAGCAGCCTACGTAACATCCGGTAGATATAAAAAGGTATTACTCATAGGGGCCGATAAAATGTCTTCTATCATAGATTATTCGGACAGGACTACTTGCATTATTTTTGGAGACGGGGCCGCTGCCACTCTTTTTGAAGTCAACGAAGAAGGCCTGGGTTTACAAGACGAATACTTAAGAAGCGATGGTATTGGAAGAGAGTTCTTAAAAATTGAAGCCGGAGGCTCAATTTTGCCTCCTAGTGAAAGTACTGTAAAA
This window of the Flavobacteriaceae bacterium genome carries:
- a CDS encoding DUF177 domain-containing protein — translated: MKGMKDFNIPFVGLKLGSHLFKYQIDNTFFEAFNFNEYFNTRVTANATLVKKTTFIEISVQISGTVNLSCDITNIPYDQEITGNLDLVVKFGSEYNDNDIDILILSHGAYQLNIAQYIYELIILSVPAKRVHPKVTDGTMQSKTLDILNSSQKTVPAENAETDPRWDMLKNLITEKNT
- the rpmF gene encoding 50S ribosomal protein L32, whose amino-acid sequence is MAHPKRKISKTRRDKRRTHYKASTQQIAVDPTTGEAHLYHRAHWHESKLYYRGQVVMESSEAEV
- the fabH gene encoding beta-ketoacyl-ACP synthase III, which codes for MIKLTAAITAVGKYVPEYVLTNKELETLVDTNDEWITSRTGIKERRILKTPNKGTSFMAIEAAKDLIRKTNLNPLEIDLVIVATATPDVLVASTAVFTATEIGAANAFAYDIQAACSSFLYGMSTAAAYVTSGRYKKVLLIGADKMSSIIDYSDRTTCIIFGDGAAATLFEVNEEGLGLQDEYLRSDGIGREFLKIEAGGSILPPSESTVKNKQHFVYQEGKTVFKFAVSNMADASEKMLTRNKLTQQDIDWLVPHQANKRIIEATANRINLNSSKVMINIHKYGNTTSATLPLLLADYEQQLKKGDNLIFVAFGGGFTWGSIYLKWAYNSQTN